A genome region from Brachymonas denitrificans includes the following:
- the thiL gene encoding thiamine-phosphate kinase, whose translation MSASSSSGEFALIDRHFRRPSPLRHATVGIGDDCALLAPLPDEQLAISTDMLVAGRHFFEDVDPAALGHKALAVNLSDLAACGAQPLGATLAIALPAVDDAWLEAFASGLFALADAHGCELVGGDTTRGPLTLSLTVFGSVPPGSAHLRSGASAGDDIYASHAPLQGLGDARLALQLQQLARGDTPPAAAILQTLEPRMRHHLLHMTRVRLELPQPRIALGLALRGIASACADLSDGLTGDLGHIMQASGLGATLQALDGADGLLHACSPALRTLGNDVALQMALAGGDDYELVFTAPRDRRDAVAAAAARCGLCASRIGRMETEAGLRFVDLGGRQHSLAARAFDHFG comes from the coding sequence ATGTCTGCCTCCTCCAGCTCCGGCGAATTCGCCCTGATCGACCGCCATTTCCGCCGCCCTTCGCCCTTGCGCCATGCCACGGTCGGCATCGGGGATGACTGCGCCCTGCTGGCCCCCTTGCCGGATGAGCAGCTGGCCATCTCCACCGACATGCTGGTGGCCGGCCGGCATTTTTTCGAGGACGTGGATCCGGCCGCACTGGGCCACAAGGCCCTGGCCGTGAACCTGAGCGACCTGGCCGCCTGCGGCGCGCAGCCGCTGGGTGCCACGCTGGCGATTGCCTTGCCGGCGGTGGACGATGCCTGGCTGGAGGCCTTTGCCAGCGGCTTGTTCGCCCTGGCCGATGCCCATGGCTGTGAACTGGTGGGCGGCGATACCACGCGCGGGCCGCTCACCCTCAGCCTGACGGTGTTTGGCAGCGTGCCGCCGGGCAGCGCGCATCTGCGCAGTGGCGCCAGCGCCGGCGACGACATCTACGCCAGCCATGCGCCGCTGCAAGGGCTGGGTGACGCGCGCCTGGCGCTGCAACTGCAGCAGCTGGCGCGCGGAGACACACCCCCCGCTGCCGCCATCCTGCAGACGCTCGAACCCCGCATGCGCCACCACCTGCTGCACATGACGCGGGTGCGGCTGGAGCTGCCCCAGCCCCGCATCGCCCTGGGACTGGCGCTGCGCGGCATCGCCAGCGCCTGCGCCGACCTGAGTGACGGACTGACTGGCGACCTGGGGCACATCATGCAGGCCTCGGGCCTGGGTGCCACGCTCCAGGCGCTGGATGGCGCGGACGGCCTGCTGCATGCCTGCAGCCCGGCGCTGCGCACGCTGGGGAATGACGTCGCCCTGCAGATGGCGCTGGCCGGCGGGGATGACTACGAACTGGTCTTTACGGCTCCACGGGACCGGCGCGATGCCGTCGCGGCTGCCGCGGCCCGCTGCGGGCTATGCGCCAGCCGCATCGGACGCATGGAAACCGAGGCGGGCCTGCGCTTTGTCGATCTGGGTGGCAGGCAACACTCCCTGGCCGCCAGGGCGTTCGACCATTTCGGTTGA
- the apaG gene encoding Co2+/Mg2+ efflux protein ApaG, producing the protein MPDFTTTPPDADYQLTVEVRPEYLPDESEPAADRYVFAYHVTITNTGRVAAQVVSRHWIITDGEGREEQVKGLAVVGYQPVLKPGEKFEYSSGTPLRTSHGVMRGSYFCVAVDGERFEAPIGPFALVAPEGGSTPVQSHTLH; encoded by the coding sequence ATGCCAGATTTCACCACTACCCCGCCCGATGCCGATTACCAGCTGACCGTGGAGGTCCGCCCGGAATACCTGCCCGATGAGTCAGAGCCGGCGGCCGATCGCTATGTGTTCGCCTATCACGTGACGATCACGAATACGGGCCGGGTGGCAGCGCAGGTGGTGTCGCGCCACTGGATCATCACCGATGGCGAGGGGCGCGAGGAGCAGGTAAAGGGCCTGGCAGTGGTGGGCTACCAGCCGGTGCTCAAGCCGGGCGAGAAGTTCGAGTACAGTAGTGGCACGCCGCTGCGTACCTCGCATGGCGTAATGCGTGGCAGCTATTTCTGCGTGGCCGTGGATGGCGAGCGTTTCGAGGCGCCCATCGGTCCGTTTGCGCTGGTGGCACCCGAGGGCGGCTCCACGCCGGTGCAGTCCCACACCCTGCATTGA
- a CDS encoding phosphatidylglycerophosphatase A family protein, which translates to MSTTPLAPVRPTLSFLLRHPAHWIALGFGSGLSPKAPGTAGTLWAWAAWLLLQLVLPHAALGWLVLLGIPLGWWACTVTARNMGVADPGSIVWDEVVAFWGVLWILQPALALEPFSTAAWIWQALAFAVFRFFDAAKPPPVRCADQRFKGFGWRGGWGILFDDLVAAACSVAVLTLVHASGLHAGWWH; encoded by the coding sequence ATGTCCACCACACCTCTTGCTCCAGTCCGCCCCACCCTCTCGTTCCTGCTGCGTCATCCTGCGCACTGGATTGCGCTGGGTTTCGGCTCCGGCCTGAGCCCGAAGGCGCCAGGCACGGCAGGCACGCTCTGGGCCTGGGCGGCCTGGCTGCTGCTGCAGTTGGTACTGCCGCATGCGGCGCTCGGCTGGCTGGTGCTGCTCGGCATCCCGCTGGGGTGGTGGGCCTGCACGGTCACCGCGCGCAACATGGGCGTGGCAGACCCCGGCAGCATCGTGTGGGATGAGGTAGTGGCATTCTGGGGTGTGCTCTGGATCCTGCAGCCGGCGCTGGCACTCGAGCCCTTCAGCACCGCCGCCTGGATCTGGCAGGCGCTTGCCTTTGCCGTATTCCGCTTCTTCGACGCCGCCAAGCCGCCACCGGTGCGCTGCGCCGACCAGCGCTTCAAGGGCTTTGGCTGGCGCGGTGGCTGGGGCATCCTGTTCGATGATCTGGTGGCTGCCGCCTGCAGCGTGGCCGTGCTCACGCTGGTGCACGCCTCCGGCCTGCATGCCGGCTGGTGGCACTGA
- the htpX gene encoding protease HtpX, giving the protein MKRIFLFLLTNVAVVAVLGIVTNLLGVNHYLTANGINYTSLLVYAFVIGFTGAIISLLMSKTMAKTSMGLHMIDQPRNADEAWIVETVRKLATTAKIGMPEVGIYDGEPNAFATGAFKNSALVGVSTGLLQGMTRDEVEAVLAHEVAHIANGDMVTMTLIQGVMNTFVVFLSRVIGSLVDGFLRRGDDNSGPGIGYMITTMVLDLVLGFLAAIIVAWFSRQREFRADAGSAQLMGQRQPMINALHRLGGMHPGELPKSMQAFGITGGLGKLFSTHPPLEERIARLQQG; this is encoded by the coding sequence ATGAAACGCATTTTCCTGTTCCTGCTGACCAACGTGGCCGTGGTGGCGGTGCTGGGCATCGTGACCAATCTGCTGGGGGTGAATCACTACCTGACGGCCAACGGCATCAACTACACCAGCCTGCTGGTGTATGCCTTCGTGATCGGCTTCACCGGCGCCATCATCTCGCTGCTGATGAGCAAGACCATGGCCAAGACCAGCATGGGCCTGCACATGATCGACCAGCCGCGCAACGCGGACGAGGCCTGGATCGTGGAGACGGTGCGTAAGCTGGCGACCACGGCGAAGATCGGCATGCCGGAGGTGGGCATTTACGATGGCGAGCCGAATGCCTTTGCCACGGGTGCGTTCAAGAACTCGGCGCTGGTGGGCGTGTCCACCGGCCTGCTGCAGGGCATGACGCGCGACGAGGTCGAGGCGGTGCTGGCCCACGAAGTGGCGCACATTGCCAATGGCGACATGGTCACCATGACGCTGATCCAGGGCGTGATGAACACCTTCGTGGTGTTCCTGAGCCGCGTGATCGGTTCGCTGGTGGACGGTTTCCTGCGCCGTGGGGATGACAACTCCGGCCCGGGGATCGGCTACATGATCACCACCATGGTGCTGGATCTGGTACTGGGCTTCCTGGCCGCCATCATCGTGGCCTGGTTCAGCCGCCAGCGTGAATTCCGCGCCGATGCCGGCTCCGCCCAGCTGATGGGGCAGCGCCAGCCGATGATCAATGCATTGCATCGTCTGGGCGGCATGCATCCGGGCGAACTGCCGAAGAGCATGCAGGCCTTCGGCATTACCGGTGGTTTGGGCAAGCTGTTCTCTACCCACCCGCCGCTGGAGGAGCGTATTGCGCGTCTGCAGCAGGGCTGA
- the cysK gene encoding cysteine synthase A, whose protein sequence is MKASSVLDTIGRTPHIRYSRLFPGNQEVWIKAERFNPGGSIKDRIALSMIEAAEQSGQLKPGATIIEPTSGNTGVGLAMVAAVKGYKLILVMPESMSVERRRLMLAYGASFDLTPKEKGMKGAIARAEELAAQTPGAWIPQQFDNAANPEVHARTTAEEIAADFPEGLDVLITGVGTGGHITGVARVLKAKWPQLKVYAVEPTLSPVISGGQPGPHPIQGIGAGFIPKNLDTSLLDGVIQIEGPAAMDYARRSATQEGLLVGISSGATLAAIAQKLPELPDNARVLGINYDTGERYLSIEGFLPA, encoded by the coding sequence ATGAAAGCCAGTTCCGTTCTCGACACCATCGGCCGCACGCCGCACATCCGCTACAGCCGCCTGTTCCCGGGCAATCAGGAGGTGTGGATCAAGGCCGAGCGTTTCAACCCCGGCGGCAGCATCAAGGACCGCATTGCCCTGTCCATGATCGAGGCCGCCGAACAATCCGGCCAACTCAAGCCTGGCGCCACCATCATCGAGCCCACCTCCGGCAACACCGGTGTCGGCCTTGCCATGGTCGCGGCCGTGAAAGGCTACAAGCTGATCCTGGTGATGCCCGAGAGCATGAGCGTCGAGCGCCGCCGCCTGATGCTGGCCTACGGCGCCAGTTTCGACCTGACGCCCAAGGAAAAAGGCATGAAAGGCGCCATCGCCCGCGCCGAGGAACTGGCTGCACAGACGCCCGGTGCCTGGATTCCCCAGCAGTTCGACAATGCCGCCAATCCCGAAGTGCATGCGCGCACCACGGCCGAGGAGATCGCCGCCGACTTCCCCGAAGGCCTGGATGTGCTGATCACCGGCGTGGGTACCGGTGGCCACATCACCGGCGTGGCGCGCGTGCTCAAGGCCAAGTGGCCCCAACTCAAGGTGTATGCGGTCGAACCCACGCTGTCACCCGTGATCAGCGGCGGCCAGCCCGGCCCGCATCCGATCCAGGGCATCGGCGCCGGTTTCATCCCGAAGAACCTGGACACCAGCCTGCTTGACGGCGTGATCCAGATCGAAGGCCCCGCTGCCATGGACTACGCGCGCCGCTCCGCCACGCAGGAAGGCCTGCTGGTCGGCATCAGCAGCGGCGCCACGCTGGCCGCCATTGCGCAGAAACTGCCCGAACTGCCCGACAACGCCCGCGTGCTGGGCATCAACTACGACACCGGCGAGCGCTATCTGTCAATCGAAGGGTTCCTGCCGGCCTGA
- the trpE gene encoding anthranilate synthase component I, producing MMTELEFNSLVAQGYNRIPLMLEAFADLETPLSLYLKLAHAEYGGSNSFLLESVVGGERFGRYSFIGLPARTLLRATGFGAEAKTEVVTDGQVVETATGNPLDFIASYQQRFKVALRPGMPRFCGGLAGYFGYDAVRYIEKKLEASCPPDELGTPDILLLQCEEVAVIDNLSGKLYLLVYIDPKQPEAFNRGKLRLRELKDRLAQPAIAPPAGIFKSEPIERNFAKDDYLAAVQRAKDLIAAGDFMQVQVGQRLKKRFAAHPLNLYRALRSLNPSPYMYYYHFGDFQVVGASPEILVRHEHASDGTQTLTIRPLAGTRPRGATPEADLAAEQELVNDPKERAEHVMLIDLARNDIGRIATTGSVQVTEAFVVERYSHVMHIVSNVQGTLQDGMSNMDVLRATFPAGTLTGAPKVHAMELIDELEPVKRGIYGGACGYLSYAGDMDVAIAIRTAIVKDGMLYVQASAGVVADSIPEMEWKETEHKSRALMRAAELVEEGLQ from the coding sequence ATGATGACTGAACTCGAATTCAACAGCCTGGTCGCCCAGGGTTACAACCGCATCCCGCTCATGCTCGAGGCCTTTGCCGACCTCGAGACACCGCTTTCCCTCTACCTCAAGCTGGCCCACGCCGAATATGGCGGCAGCAACAGCTTTCTGCTCGAATCGGTGGTGGGCGGCGAACGCTTCGGCCGCTACAGCTTCATCGGCCTGCCGGCGCGCACGCTGCTGCGTGCGACCGGCTTCGGCGCCGAAGCGAAAACCGAGGTCGTCACCGACGGCCAGGTGGTCGAAACCGCCACCGGCAATCCACTCGACTTCATTGCCAGCTACCAGCAGCGTTTCAAGGTCGCGCTGCGCCCGGGCATGCCGCGCTTCTGCGGCGGCCTGGCCGGCTATTTCGGCTACGACGCCGTGCGCTACATCGAGAAAAAGCTCGAAGCCTCCTGTCCGCCCGACGAACTCGGCACGCCCGACATCCTGCTGCTGCAATGCGAGGAAGTCGCAGTGATCGACAACCTTTCCGGCAAGCTCTACCTGCTGGTCTACATCGATCCCAAGCAGCCCGAAGCCTTCAACCGCGGCAAGCTGCGCCTGCGTGAACTCAAGGACCGCCTGGCCCAGCCCGCCATCGCGCCGCCCGCCGGCATCTTCAAGAGCGAGCCGATCGAGCGCAACTTTGCCAAGGACGACTACCTCGCTGCCGTGCAGCGCGCCAAGGACCTGATCGCCGCCGGCGACTTCATGCAGGTCCAGGTCGGCCAGCGTCTGAAAAAGCGCTTCGCCGCGCACCCGCTCAACCTGTACCGTGCGCTGCGCTCGCTCAACCCGAGCCCCTACATGTACTACTACCACTTCGGCGATTTCCAGGTGGTAGGTGCCTCGCCCGAAATCCTGGTGCGGCACGAGCATGCGTCAGACGGCACGCAAACCCTCACCATCCGCCCGCTCGCCGGCACCCGCCCGCGCGGTGCCACGCCCGAGGCCGATCTGGCGGCTGAACAGGAACTGGTCAACGATCCCAAGGAGCGCGCCGAGCACGTCATGCTGATCGACCTGGCGCGCAACGACATCGGCCGCATCGCCACCACGGGCTCGGTGCAGGTCACCGAAGCCTTCGTGGTCGAGCGCTACAGCCACGTGATGCATATCGTGAGCAACGTGCAGGGCACGCTGCAGGACGGCATGAGCAATATGGACGTGCTGCGCGCCACCTTCCCGGCCGGCACGCTCACCGGTGCGCCCAAGGTGCACGCGATGGAGCTGATCGACGAGCTCGAACCCGTCAAGCGCGGCATCTATGGCGGCGCCTGCGGTTACCTGAGCTATGCCGGCGACATGGACGTGGCCATCGCCATCCGCACCGCCATCGTCAAGGACGGCATGCTGTACGTGCAGGCCTCCGCCGGAGTGGTCGCCGACAGCATTCCCGAGATGGAGTGGAAAGAAACCGAACACAAGTCGCGCGCCCTGATGCGCGCGGCCGAACTGGTCGAGGAGGGCCTGCAATGA
- the rpe gene encoding ribulose-phosphate 3-epimerase, with the protein MTTYRIAPSILSADFARLGEEVRNVIAAGADWIHFDVMDNHYVPNLTFGPMICQAIKPHAVTPDGKPVPMDVHMMVQPVDALAQAFAQAGADLISFHPDASSHVHRSIQAIKGAGCQAGLVFNPAEPLDVLDWVIDDIDLILLMSVNPGFGGQSFIDSALRKIEAVRKRIDACGKDIRLEVDGGIKADNIRRVADAGADTFVAGSAIFGKPDYAAVIADMRKALA; encoded by the coding sequence ATGACCACCTACCGCATCGCCCCCTCCATCCTCTCGGCCGACTTTGCCCGTCTGGGCGAAGAGGTCCGCAACGTGATTGCCGCCGGCGCCGACTGGATCCATTTCGACGTGATGGACAACCATTACGTGCCCAACCTCACCTTCGGCCCCATGATCTGCCAGGCCATCAAGCCGCACGCCGTCACGCCCGACGGCAAGCCGGTGCCGATGGACGTGCACATGATGGTGCAGCCGGTCGATGCGCTGGCCCAGGCCTTCGCCCAGGCTGGCGCCGACCTGATCAGCTTCCATCCTGACGCCAGCAGCCACGTGCACCGCAGCATCCAGGCCATCAAGGGCGCCGGCTGCCAGGCGGGGCTGGTATTCAACCCGGCCGAGCCACTCGACGTGCTCGACTGGGTCATTGACGATATCGACCTGATCCTGCTGATGAGCGTCAACCCCGGCTTCGGCGGCCAGAGCTTCATCGACAGTGCGCTGCGCAAGATCGAGGCCGTGCGCAAGCGCATCGACGCCTGCGGCAAGGATATCCGGCTGGAGGTGGATGGCGGCATCAAGGCCGACAACATCCGCCGCGTGGCCGATGCCGGCGCCGACACCTTCGTGGCAGGCAGCGCCATCTTCGGCAAGCCCGACTACGCCGCCGTCATCGCCGACATGCGCAAGGCGCTGGCATGA
- a CDS encoding site-specific recombinase has protein sequence MAARKIEIEALLGRIDPDADQVERHLWLHDVLEWIRGDAQDVQAAVGRVRQILAAVGRMPDWPPRWRAWWQQFITHVDATPLLADYGFAPRTAFASELGHRLLRKWLPPTPETTDLSQLFHLLFPQAFDAQWIRAVDPATLQHAQRLLFASPEQGPPALEMQPGLWEEPAREPVSPPPHIVLATTASAWGQPVASYWQNELIEAIMYSVSQIGATGFASEIRMRMADDADTQHAFHDLAHSMDAWTRQLGIHGLKHPETLAATELLREQLAHCRRAAGTVYAHLAEQGVSVGIVFRLRQMRDRVQRVNELLDCLFSQNPAHSTARLVARLIMVGQERRSVRNLIRSSSHLTAAKVAERHAESGETYITRNFREWRVMLGHALGGGFAMGFAVWFKFLIGTLALSIFWSGLVAGINYALIFVLIQLLHWTIATKQPAVTAPALAARLKAMDQPNAVDAFVDEVSHLIRSQVIAIVGNLLAVVPCVLLISAALQYGLGQPMIPVKTATASMGALDVFGPTVLFAGFTGALLFASSIIAGWTENWFVFHRLDSAMAHHPRFRRLLGVDRARRLAQWMRDHVSGLAANISLGLMLGLTPAIALFFGLGLEVRHVTLAAGQLAAAAFTLGAPVLHQQEFWLALAGVALVGPINVIVSFYFAFRTAVAAHNVPQVDRRRINSALLYRLLHAPLSFIFPPKKRKTPSPSGTYGAGN, from the coding sequence ATGGCAGCACGCAAGATCGAGATCGAGGCCCTGCTTGGCCGCATCGACCCGGATGCCGACCAGGTGGAGCGGCATCTGTGGCTGCATGACGTGCTGGAATGGATTCGCGGCGATGCGCAGGATGTGCAGGCGGCCGTGGGTCGCGTGCGCCAGATTCTGGCAGCCGTCGGCCGCATGCCGGACTGGCCGCCGCGCTGGCGCGCCTGGTGGCAGCAGTTCATCACGCATGTGGATGCCACCCCCCTGCTGGCGGATTACGGCTTTGCGCCGCGCACGGCGTTTGCCAGCGAGCTGGGGCACCGGCTGCTGCGCAAGTGGCTGCCGCCAACGCCGGAGACCACGGATCTGTCGCAGCTGTTCCACCTGTTGTTTCCGCAGGCCTTCGATGCGCAGTGGATTCGCGCCGTCGACCCGGCCACGCTGCAGCATGCGCAGCGCCTGCTGTTTGCCTCCCCGGAACAGGGGCCGCCCGCGCTCGAAATGCAACCCGGCCTGTGGGAAGAGCCGGCCCGGGAGCCTGTCAGCCCGCCGCCCCACATCGTGCTGGCCACCACGGCCAGCGCCTGGGGCCAGCCGGTGGCCAGCTACTGGCAGAACGAGTTGATCGAGGCCATCATGTACAGCGTGAGCCAGATCGGCGCCACCGGCTTCGCCAGCGAGATCCGCATGCGCATGGCCGATGACGCCGACACGCAGCACGCCTTTCATGATCTGGCGCACAGCATGGATGCCTGGACGCGACAGCTCGGCATCCACGGCCTGAAGCACCCAGAAACACTGGCGGCGACCGAACTGCTGCGCGAACAGTTGGCCCACTGCCGGCGCGCAGCGGGAACGGTGTATGCCCATCTGGCCGAGCAAGGGGTGTCGGTGGGCATCGTGTTCCGCCTGCGCCAGATGCGCGACCGCGTGCAGCGCGTGAACGAATTGCTGGACTGCCTGTTCAGCCAGAACCCGGCGCATTCGACGGCACGGCTGGTGGCCCGTCTGATCATGGTGGGACAGGAGCGGCGCAGCGTGCGCAACCTGATCCGCAGCAGCTCCCACCTGACGGCCGCCAAGGTGGCCGAGCGCCATGCCGAAAGCGGCGAAACCTATATCACGCGCAACTTCCGCGAGTGGCGCGTGATGCTGGGCCATGCCCTGGGAGGCGGCTTTGCCATGGGCTTTGCCGTCTGGTTCAAGTTCCTGATCGGGACGCTGGCGCTGTCGATCTTCTGGAGCGGGCTGGTCGCCGGGATCAACTACGCGCTGATCTTCGTGCTGATCCAGCTATTGCACTGGACGATTGCTACCAAGCAGCCGGCGGTGACGGCGCCCGCCCTGGCGGCACGACTCAAGGCCATGGACCAGCCCAATGCGGTCGATGCCTTTGTCGACGAAGTCTCGCACCTGATCCGCTCGCAGGTGATTGCCATTGTCGGCAACCTGCTGGCCGTTGTGCCCTGTGTGCTGCTGATCTCCGCGGCCCTGCAGTACGGTCTGGGGCAGCCGATGATTCCGGTGAAGACAGCCACGGCGTCCATGGGGGCGCTCGATGTGTTCGGCCCGACGGTGCTGTTTGCCGGCTTTACCGGTGCTTTGCTGTTTGCCTCCAGCATCATTGCCGGCTGGACGGAAAACTGGTTCGTGTTTCACCGGCTCGATTCGGCCATGGCGCACCATCCGCGCTTTCGCCGCCTGCTGGGGGTGGATCGGGCGCGGCGGCTGGCGCAGTGGATGCGCGATCATGTCTCCGGGCTTGCCGCCAATATCTCGCTCGGCCTGATGCTGGGGCTGACCCCTGCCATTGCACTGTTCTTCGGGCTGGGACTGGAAGTACGCCACGTGACGCTGGCAGCGGGACAGCTGGCTGCGGCCGCCTTTACACTGGGTGCACCGGTGCTGCATCAGCAGGAGTTCTGGCTGGCACTGGCAGGAGTCGCGCTGGTGGGCCCGATCAACGTCATCGTGAGCTTCTACTTTGCCTTCCGCACCGCCGTGGCGGCGCACAACGTGCCGCAGGTGGATCGCCGCCGCATCAACTCGGCCCTGCTCTATCGCCTGCTGCATGCTCCCCTGAGCTTCATCTTTCCTCCCAAGAAGCGCAAGACGCCTTCCCCTTCCGGCACGTATGGTGCCGGGAACTGA
- the gph gene encoding phosphoglycolate phosphatase (PGP is an essential enzyme in the glycolate salvage pathway in higher organisms (photorespiration in plants). Phosphoglycolate results from the oxidase activity of RubisCO in the Calvin cycle when concentrations of carbon dioxide are low relative to oxygen. This enzyme is a member of the Haloacid Dehalogenase (HAD) superfamily of aspartate-nucleophile hydrolase enzymes (PF00702).) — translation MSADVPMPSVSATKPATAVRLRWPGATQALEVQAAMVDLDGTMVDTLGDFEVALNRMLAELQLPPVSRDFISRTVGKGSEHLIRSVLAEQMRQASLTACDSSCPATQPEARYEQAWRSYQRYYGVINGQFAEPFAGVREGLQALYAAGLPMACLTNKPQAHAEALLEALDLRQYFRVVFGGDAFPRKKPDPMPLLETARALGTVPAVTLMLGDSSNDAQAAHAAGCPVLLLSYGYNHGQPVREVPADGYLDSLMELVVVPHAAA, via the coding sequence ATGAGCGCGGACGTGCCGATGCCGTCCGTTTCCGCCACGAAACCTGCCACCGCCGTCCGCCTGCGCTGGCCCGGTGCCACGCAGGCGCTGGAAGTGCAGGCCGCCATGGTCGATCTGGACGGCACCATGGTCGACACCCTGGGCGATTTCGAGGTCGCGCTCAATCGCATGCTGGCCGAACTGCAGCTGCCGCCGGTGTCGCGCGACTTCATCAGCCGCACGGTCGGCAAGGGCTCCGAGCACCTGATCCGCAGCGTGCTGGCCGAGCAGATGCGCCAGGCCAGCCTGACCGCCTGCGACAGCAGCTGTCCCGCCACGCAGCCGGAAGCGCGTTATGAACAGGCCTGGCGCTCTTACCAGCGGTACTACGGCGTGATCAACGGCCAGTTTGCCGAGCCCTTCGCCGGTGTGCGCGAAGGCTTGCAGGCCCTGTATGCCGCCGGACTGCCCATGGCCTGCCTCACCAACAAGCCGCAGGCCCACGCCGAAGCGCTGCTCGAGGCGCTCGACCTGCGCCAGTACTTCCGCGTGGTGTTCGGTGGCGATGCCTTCCCGCGCAAGAAGCCCGATCCCATGCCCCTGCTCGAAACCGCCCGCGCACTCGGCACCGTGCCGGCTGTCACCCTGATGCTGGGCGACTCCAGCAACGACGCGCAAGCCGCACATGCTGCCGGCTGCCCGGTGCTGCTGCTGAGCTATGGCTACAACCATGGCCAGCCCGTGCGTGAAGTGCCGGCGGACGGCTATCTGGACAGTCTGATGGAGCTTGTGGTGGTGCCCCATGCTGCGGCGTAA
- a CDS encoding DUF445 domain-containing protein gives MTQTSPSPVPPDLAAERAQEKARQLRRMKAIALGALLLAVALLALSHYFGRQGAWAWVGAFAEAATVGALADWFAVVALFRHPMGLPIPHTAIIPRNQQRIADNLAHFVRDKFLDKAVLLPRIAAFNPAQRIGEYLSQPERVAYLATQLRSWARQSLAALDDPAIERDLLAIVKRQLHDWNAAPTAAQLMQLLTHGQHHQRVLNAGLVKVAEWVSAPEIRGLISDKMMSMARREYPKMTWFTDKLDRTEEIADRLADKLAQALIDEVVVVLSDPEHPLRLRYGEEVARMMERLQDEPELQQKVQQLKTQLLLHPALQGYVQQLWARLRAWLQQDLDSEDSVIARHFVRYAQQLGERLRDDPVWQDAANDQLRIAVEHVADQLRDIAPEHIRRTVQEWDARYMVQEIERSVGRDLQFIRLNGTVIGGLAGVVLYALFRYGPGLAG, from the coding sequence ATGACACAGACTTCGCCAAGCCCGGTGCCGCCCGATCTGGCTGCCGAACGGGCACAGGAAAAGGCGCGCCAGTTGCGGCGCATGAAGGCCATTGCCCTGGGGGCCTTGCTGCTGGCTGTGGCCCTGCTCGCGCTCAGCCACTATTTCGGGCGGCAGGGCGCCTGGGCCTGGGTCGGTGCATTTGCCGAGGCAGCCACCGTGGGTGCGCTGGCGGACTGGTTTGCCGTGGTGGCGCTGTTCCGTCATCCCATGGGCCTGCCGATTCCACATACGGCCATCATTCCGCGCAACCAGCAGCGCATTGCCGACAATCTGGCGCATTTCGTGCGCGACAAGTTTCTGGACAAGGCGGTGCTGCTGCCGCGGATTGCAGCGTTCAATCCAGCGCAGCGCATCGGCGAGTACCTGAGCCAGCCGGAACGCGTCGCCTATCTGGCGACGCAGCTGCGCAGCTGGGCGCGCCAGTCGCTGGCGGCGCTGGACGACCCTGCCATCGAGCGCGACCTGCTGGCCATCGTCAAACGCCAGCTGCATGACTGGAATGCCGCGCCAACCGCCGCGCAACTGATGCAGCTGCTGACCCATGGCCAGCATCACCAGCGCGTGCTGAATGCGGGATTGGTCAAGGTGGCCGAGTGGGTGAGCGCACCCGAAATCCGTGGCCTGATCTCCGACAAGATGATGTCCATGGCGCGACGCGAATATCCCAAGATGACCTGGTTCACCGACAAGCTGGACCGTACCGAGGAAATCGCCGATCGCCTGGCGGACAAGCTGGCGCAGGCGCTGATCGACGAGGTGGTGGTGGTGTTGAGCGATCCCGAGCATCCGCTGCGCCTGCGTTACGGCGAGGAGGTGGCCCGCATGATGGAGCGCCTGCAGGACGAGCCCGAACTGCAGCAGAAGGTGCAGCAGTTGAAGACGCAGTTGCTGCTGCATCCTGCGCTGCAGGGCTATGTGCAGCAACTGTGGGCGCGCCTGCGTGCCTGGCTGCAGCAGGATCTGGACAGCGAGGACTCGGTGATCGCACGCCATTTCGTCCGGTATGCGCAGCAGCTGGGCGAGCGACTGCGCGATGATCCGGTCTGGCAGGATGCGGCCAACGACCAGCTGCGCATCGCCGTGGAGCATGTGGCCGACCAGTTGCGCGACATCGCTCCCGAGCATATCCGCCGCACGGTGCAGGAATGGGATGCGCGCTACATGGTGCAGGAGATCGAGCGCAGCGTGGGGCGTGATCTGCAGTTCATCCGGCTGAACGGCACGGTGATCGGCGGGTTGGCGGGTGTGGTGCTGTATGCGCTGTTCCGCTACGGGCCGGGGCTGGCTGGCTAG